In one Myripristis murdjan chromosome 5, fMyrMur1.1, whole genome shotgun sequence genomic region, the following are encoded:
- the hesx1 gene encoding homeobox expressed in ES cells 1 has product MASAVAPVAAESRLVFSIERILGLELETHRNSLKLHRPWTEIRPERKSRDDNFCCKQQHYHQHLQHQHQQQHHHHHPQQVDSPRPASSWYIGRRPRTAFTNSQVSVLERVFQVNSYPGIQLREELAGRLNLDEDRIQIWFQNRRAKLKRSHRETRLQLVQSAMADLGLKHEVVGHLKAEQEVQDDL; this is encoded by the exons ATGGCATCCGCAGTGGCTCCTGTGGCAGCAGAAAGCAGGCTCGTGTTTTCCATCGAGAGGATTCTGGGTTTGGagctggaaacacacaggaacTCCCTGAAACTGCACCGACCCTGGACAG AGATCAgaccagagaggaagagcagagacgACAATTTCTGctgtaaacaacaacattatCATCAACAccttcagcatcagcatcagcaacagcatcatcatcatcatcctcagcagGTGGACTCTCCCAGACCAGCATCCAGCTGGTACATCGGACGCAGACCGCGCACCGCCTTCACCAACAGTCAG gtgaGTGTCCTGGAGAGAGTGTTTCAGGTGAACTCGTACCCAGGGAtccagctgagggaggagctggCAGGGAGACTCAACCTGGACGAAGACCGCATCCAG ATCTGGTTCCAGAACCGGCGGGCCAAGCTGAAGCGCTCCCACAGAGAAACCAGACTGCAGCTGGTCCAGTCAGCCATGGCCGACCTCGGGCTCAAACACGAGGTCGTAGGTCACCTCAAGGCCGAGCAGGAGGTCCAAGACGACCTTTGA